One segment of Saprospiraceae bacterium DNA contains the following:
- a CDS encoding aminotransferase class I/II-fold pyridoxal phosphate-dependent enzyme — protein sequence MQINSKLPNVGTTIFTVMSGLANQVGAINLSQGFPNFDPAERLQRLVAEHIARGANQYSPMPGVPALRERIAEKIERMYGAKVNPDTEITVTAGGTQAIFCAIAAFVRPGDEVILLEPCYDSYRPSVETMGGVAVVHALSAPHYRVDWAAVGRLITPRTRMLCINTPQNPTGTILNESDMLAINDLLRDTNVLLMSDEVYEHLIFDGEQHASVLRYPELYARSLAVYSFGKTYHNTGWKTGYCVAPPELTREFRKVHQFNVFSANHPMQAAFADFMADPTEYLGLPQFYQQKRDCFLQAMAHTRFRPLPCKGTYFQLFDYSAISDEPDLGFCKRLTTEFGVAAIPVSSFYSDRKDERVVRFCFAKTADLLEQAGKLLEKV from the coding sequence ATGCAAATCAACTCAAAACTGCCCAACGTCGGCACCACCATTTTCACCGTGATGTCGGGTCTTGCCAACCAAGTTGGCGCCATCAACCTGTCGCAAGGTTTCCCTAATTTCGACCCTGCCGAGCGTCTGCAACGGTTGGTGGCCGAGCATATCGCCCGGGGAGCCAACCAGTATTCGCCCATGCCCGGCGTGCCTGCCTTGCGTGAGCGCATCGCCGAAAAAATCGAGCGGATGTATGGTGCAAAAGTCAACCCGGACACTGAAATCACCGTGACGGCTGGCGGCACCCAAGCGATTTTTTGCGCTATCGCCGCTTTTGTCCGACCGGGCGACGAGGTCATCCTGCTTGAGCCTTGCTATGACTCTTATCGGCCCTCGGTGGAGACGATGGGTGGCGTGGCCGTCGTCCATGCCCTTTCGGCACCTCACTATCGGGTGGATTGGGCGGCGGTGGGCAGGCTCATCACACCACGGACGAGGATGCTTTGCATCAACACGCCACAAAACCCTACCGGCACTATCCTGAACGAATCAGACATGCTGGCCATCAATGACCTGCTGCGCGACACGAATGTGCTGCTGATGAGCGATGAGGTGTACGAGCATTTGATTTTCGATGGCGAACAACACGCTTCCGTGCTGCGCTATCCCGAACTCTATGCCCGCTCGCTGGCCGTTTATTCTTTTGGAAAAACCTATCACAACACGGGCTGGAAAACGGGTTACTGCGTGGCACCGCCGGAATTGACCCGCGAGTTTCGCAAGGTGCATCAGTTCAACGTGTTCTCGGCCAACCACCCGATGCAAGCCGCGTTTGCCGACTTCATGGCCGACCCGACGGAGTATCTCGGCTTGCCGCAGTTTTACCAACAAAAACGCGACTGCTTTTTGCAGGCGATGGCTCACACGAGATTCCGTCCGCTCCCTTGCAAGGGCACTTATTTCCAGCTCTTCGATTATTCAGCTATTTCCGACGAGCCTGATTTGGGTTTTTGCAAACGGCTCACCACCGAGTTTGGCGTGGCGGCCATTCCGGTCTCTTCTTTTTATTCAGATAGAAAAGATGAAAGGGTGGTGCGGTTCTGCTTTGCCAAAACGGCGGACTTGCTGGAGCAAGCGGGCAAATTGTTGGAAAAAGTGTAG
- a CDS encoding 2,3,4,5-tetrahydropyridine-2,6-dicarboxylate N-succinyltransferase, translating into MSSMQEIIESAWDDRSLLQNWEVKKAIREVIAALDAGELRVAEPQADGIWLTHEWLKKAILLYFPIQEMQTIEVGPFEFHDKIPLKIGFEEKGVRVVPQALARYGSFIEKGAILMPSYVNIGAWVGSGTMVDTWATVGSCAQIGRNVHLAGGVGIGGVLEPPQATPTIIEDDCFIGSRCIVVEGVHVEREAVLGANVVLTQSTHIIDVTGSKPVMLKGRVPARSVVIPGTYAKQFPAGEYQVACALIIGQRKESTDKKVSLNDVLREYQVSG; encoded by the coding sequence ATCAGCAGCATGCAAGAAATTATTGAATCTGCTTGGGACGACCGCTCGCTTCTTCAAAATTGGGAAGTGAAAAAAGCCATCCGCGAAGTGATAGCGGCACTTGACGCGGGCGAACTGCGCGTCGCGGAGCCGCAGGCCGATGGCATTTGGCTTACCCACGAATGGCTCAAAAAAGCCATCCTGCTTTATTTCCCCATCCAAGAAATGCAGACGATAGAGGTAGGGCCATTTGAGTTTCATGATAAAATCCCGCTCAAAATAGGTTTTGAGGAAAAAGGCGTGCGCGTGGTGCCGCAAGCGTTGGCGCGTTATGGCTCTTTCATCGAAAAGGGCGCGATTCTCATGCCCTCATACGTCAACATCGGGGCTTGGGTGGGTAGCGGCACGATGGTGGATACCTGGGCGACCGTCGGTTCGTGCGCGCAGATAGGCCGCAACGTGCATCTAGCGGGCGGCGTAGGCATTGGCGGTGTGCTGGAGCCGCCGCAGGCCACACCGACCATCATCGAGGATGATTGTTTCATCGGCTCTCGCTGCATTGTGGTGGAGGGCGTTCATGTGGAGCGGGAGGCTGTGTTGGGCGCCAATGTGGTGCTCACGCAAAGCACGCACATCATTGACGTGACTGGCTCAAAGCCTGTCATGCTCAAAGGGCGGGTGCCAGCCCGCTCGGTGGTGATTCCGGGCACCTATGCCAAGCAATTTCCCGCTGGGGAATATCAAGTCGCATGCGCCCTCATCATCGGGCAGCGCAAAGAAAGCACCGACAAAAAAGTCTCGCTCAACGACGTGTTGCGCGAATATCAAGTGAGCGGCTAA
- a CDS encoding DNA cytosine methyltransferase codes for MRTIDLFAGCGGLSLGFESSGFEIVAAFDSWQAAINTYQLNFKHPIVCADLSNKMVQEHIASIEADLIIGGPPCQDFSSAGKRDENLGRGDLSVTFAEIVALCAPKYFVMENVERIVKSNKLVEAKQIFKEAGYNMYWNVLDASLCGVPQARKRFFLVGAKNLNPLMFEGILRKKLASKPLTLREYMGNELDIEYYYRHPRSYARRGIFSIDEPSPTIRGVNRPIPQGYPGHPGDPVHVSEKLRPLTFEERARVQTFPPDFKFWGNKSEREQQIGNAVPVNLAKFIANVLMEYDELVTHQYEFANGAEVFAMEPVLSYSPNPIGSR; via the coding sequence ATGAGAACCATTGACCTTTTCGCTGGATGTGGCGGTTTGTCTCTCGGATTTGAGAGTTCAGGCTTTGAGATAGTGGCTGCCTTTGACTCGTGGCAGGCAGCCATCAATACATACCAGCTGAACTTCAAACACCCGATTGTTTGCGCGGACCTCTCCAATAAAATGGTGCAAGAGCATATTGCAAGCATAGAGGCCGACCTGATTATCGGCGGGCCTCCTTGTCAAGATTTTTCAAGTGCCGGCAAGAGAGACGAGAATTTAGGCAGAGGGGACTTGTCGGTCACGTTTGCTGAGATTGTGGCATTGTGTGCGCCTAAATACTTCGTGATGGAAAATGTAGAAAGAATCGTCAAATCCAACAAACTGGTAGAGGCCAAGCAAATTTTTAAAGAAGCGGGATACAACATGTACTGGAATGTCCTTGACGCAAGTCTTTGTGGCGTACCGCAAGCGAGGAAACGATTTTTTTTGGTCGGAGCAAAAAACCTGAACCCATTGATGTTTGAAGGGATACTCAGAAAAAAATTGGCCTCCAAGCCCCTTACCTTGAGAGAATACATGGGAAACGAGTTAGACATAGAGTATTATTATCGCCATCCTAGAAGTTATGCCCGAAGAGGTATTTTCAGCATAGATGAGCCGAGTCCGACTATTAGGGGGGTCAATCGCCCGATACCTCAGGGGTATCCCGGCCATCCCGGTGACCCTGTGCACGTAAGTGAAAAATTAAGACCACTTACTTTTGAAGAACGCGCTCGCGTTCAGACATTCCCACCAGATTTTAAATTCTGGGGAAACAAATCGGAAAGGGAGCAACAGATTGGCAACGCTGTGCCAGTAAATTTGGCAAAATTCATAGCCAACGTACTCATGGAATACGACGAGCTCGTCACCCATCAATACGAATTTGCCAATGGCGCCGAAGTTTTTGCCATGGAACCAGTGTTGTCTTACTCGCCTAACCCAATTGGGAGCAGATAG
- a CDS encoding 4a-hydroxytetrahydrobiopterin dehydratase, translating to MWQEEKNRLQRTFKFKDFAEAFAFMTEVAFAAEKHNHHPNWSNVWNTVEIQLTTHDAGNIVTDKDRQLAAAIDVIFRKYS from the coding sequence ATGTGGCAAGAAGAAAAAAATCGGCTGCAACGCACCTTTAAGTTCAAGGATTTTGCCGAGGCTTTCGCGTTCATGACGGAGGTGGCTTTTGCCGCCGAAAAACACAATCATCACCCCAATTGGAGCAATGTGTGGAACACTGTCGAGATTCAGCTCACGACGCACGACGCGGGCAATATCGTGACGGACAAGGACCGACAGTTGGCGGCAGCGATTGATGTGATATTTCGGAAATATAGCTAA
- a CDS encoding HindVP family restriction endonuclease: MSAGLFGLVNSNRDFSKSVSWGKNQFNSSFPTALLCYMQHNALPSVYLKYDANGAVIQEHIDTNDVFGMNWNAPDIFFGFEQEYMPFNDVLAGRSYPIDLVIKNQSTNKYVRALEIKLTAIPDNTTSGFEQQRYGAELVIRTPTIAYIASSICLFFKNKRHILRNIMDTHLDNIRDWVNSHEVLLSLPKMLDIAKGVCSEMEKYQTPLIVQPIWKTKGKSPILEDHCLDVFVWSDVSFLYLLLERIGPKETRAQEVSRPIRTMIWVVKMLYDFNRTGMVNAGEIMDRLSYGPKNDKALAINGNVTSKYLQNDFILQPRVSKIEIKNIIQGNGVKYLSPERRFDSSIVNDPDLYENH, translated from the coding sequence ATGTCGGCAGGGCTTTTTGGACTCGTCAACTCTAACAGGGATTTCTCAAAATCCGTTAGTTGGGGAAAAAATCAGTTTAATTCTTCATTTCCCACAGCCCTGCTGTGTTATATGCAGCATAATGCATTGCCCAGTGTTTATCTTAAATACGATGCCAACGGAGCTGTAATCCAAGAACACATTGACACAAATGACGTGTTCGGGATGAATTGGAATGCGCCAGATATTTTCTTCGGATTTGAGCAGGAATATATGCCCTTCAATGACGTATTGGCAGGTAGAAGTTATCCAATTGATTTGGTCATAAAAAATCAATCAACAAATAAGTATGTGAGGGCACTTGAAATAAAGCTGACGGCGATACCTGACAATACGACTTCTGGATTTGAGCAGCAACGATATGGGGCGGAGTTAGTCATACGAACACCTACTATCGCATACATCGCTTCAAGCATTTGCCTTTTTTTCAAGAACAAGCGGCACATATTGCGAAACATCATGGATACTCATTTAGACAATATCCGAGACTGGGTCAATAGCCACGAGGTGCTGCTTAGCCTCCCTAAAATGTTGGACATAGCCAAAGGCGTGTGTTCGGAAATGGAAAAATATCAGACCCCATTGATAGTGCAGCCAATTTGGAAAACAAAGGGCAAGTCCCCCATATTGGAAGACCACTGCCTTGATGTATTCGTTTGGAGTGACGTATCATTCTTGTATTTGTTGTTGGAACGTATCGGGCCAAAAGAGACGAGAGCGCAGGAAGTGAGCAGACCGATAAGAACAATGATTTGGGTGGTGAAAATGCTTTATGATTTCAACCGAACGGGCATGGTCAATGCGGGTGAAATTATGGATAGGCTGTCTTATGGGCCGAAAAATGACAAAGCACTTGCCATTAACGGAAATGTGACAAGCAAATACCTTCAAAACGACTTTATTTTGCAACCTCGCGTTTCGAAGATTGAGATAAAAAACATCATACAGGGAAATGGAGTTAAATACCTTAGCCCTGAGAGGAGGTTTGACTCTTCCATCGTAAACGACCCGGATTTATATGAGAACCATTGA
- the carA gene encoding glutamine-hydrolyzing carbamoyl-phosphate synthase small subunit, translating into MSKATLLLEDGTVFTGKAAGKTGTTTGEICFNTGMTGYQEIFTDPSYTGQVLVATNVHIGNYGIKKQEVESDSVKIAGFVCRNFNVPYSRLLADKSIQDYFEQEGVVAIHDVDTRALVQHIRQRGAMNCIISSETDDVSELKKRLDATPPMAGLELSSHVTTREPYFIGNENARFRVAVMDFGVKKNILRCFEQRDCYLKVFPAKTDFEEIKTWNPHGYFLSNGPGDPASMPYAVETVKKMLADGKPLFGICLGQQLLALAAGLPTYKLHHGHRGLNHPVKNLLSGKCEVTSQNHGFGVLEQAVYDAPSVVEATHINLNDHTVEGIRLKNHPAFSVQYHPEASPGPHDARYLFDEFVGMLA; encoded by the coding sequence ATGTCAAAAGCCACTCTCCTTCTCGAAGACGGCACCGTCTTCACAGGCAAAGCAGCCGGAAAAACCGGCACCACCACCGGCGAAATCTGCTTCAACACTGGCATGACCGGTTATCAGGAAATTTTCACCGACCCCTCTTACACCGGGCAAGTGCTGGTCGCCACCAACGTTCACATCGGCAACTACGGCATTAAAAAGCAAGAGGTTGAAAGCGACAGCGTGAAAATCGCGGGATTCGTGTGTCGCAATTTCAACGTGCCATATAGCCGCCTGTTGGCCGACAAAAGCATCCAAGATTATTTTGAACAGGAAGGCGTGGTGGCCATCCACGACGTGGACACCAGGGCGCTCGTGCAGCATATCCGCCAACGCGGCGCGATGAACTGCATCATCTCTTCCGAAACGGACGATGTGTCCGAACTGAAAAAACGACTCGATGCCACACCCCCCATGGCTGGGCTTGAACTTTCGAGCCATGTGACCACGAGAGAGCCTTACTTCATCGGCAACGAAAACGCTCGGTTTCGCGTGGCAGTCATGGATTTCGGAGTCAAGAAGAACATACTGCGATGTTTCGAGCAGCGCGACTGCTACCTGAAAGTTTTTCCGGCAAAAACTGATTTTGAAGAAATAAAAACTTGGAACCCGCACGGCTATTTTCTCTCCAACGGCCCCGGCGACCCGGCCTCCATGCCCTACGCGGTGGAAACGGTGAAAAAAATGCTTGCCGACGGAAAGCCGCTCTTCGGCATCTGCTTGGGCCAGCAATTGCTCGCCTTGGCGGCTGGCTTGCCCACCTACAAACTGCATCATGGGCATCGCGGGCTGAATCATCCGGTGAAAAACCTGCTATCGGGAAAATGCGAAGTGACCAGCCAAAATCACGGCTTCGGCGTGCTCGAACAAGCCGTCTATGACGCGCCCTCCGTCGTGGAAGCCACGCATATCAATCTGAACGACCACACGGTGGAGGGGATTCGACTGAAAAATCACCCGGCATTCAGCGTCCAGTATCACCCGGAAGCCAGCCCCGGCCCACACGATGCGCGTTACCTGTTCGACGAGTTTGTGGGTATGCTGGCGTAG
- a CDS encoding RDD family protein yields the protein MNKTIEITTTQNVTIEYELAPLRERMLAWLLDLLIVIFGYILLFQLLGRVFGRLDDEAIALFLLPLLIYFLYNIFFEIWNSGQTPGKMATNIKVVRLDGKDPEWSDVMLRALLQLVDTLFSAGVVGVLLIKTTGKSQRFGDMAANTSVIRLFGSQFNYRLEDILSISSLDNYQPVYPQVRRLSERDMIFIKNLLVRLQRYPNSAHAEAMEDLVTHLMPLLDIEQRPLDRPNFLKTLLRDYVVLTR from the coding sequence ATGAACAAAACCATCGAAATCACGACCACGCAGAACGTGACCATCGAGTACGAGCTGGCGCCCCTGCGCGAGCGGATGCTCGCATGGCTCCTCGATTTGCTAATTGTGATATTCGGATACATACTGCTGTTTCAACTGTTGGGCCGTGTGTTCGGAAGACTTGACGACGAGGCCATCGCGCTTTTCCTGCTACCGTTGTTGATTTATTTTCTCTACAACATTTTTTTTGAAATCTGGAACAGCGGGCAAACCCCCGGCAAGATGGCAACCAACATCAAAGTCGTGCGCCTCGACGGCAAAGACCCTGAGTGGAGCGACGTGATGCTGCGAGCCTTGCTACAGTTGGTGGACACACTCTTCTCGGCTGGCGTGGTGGGGGTGCTGCTCATCAAAACGACCGGGAAAAGTCAGCGATTTGGCGACATGGCAGCCAACACATCGGTCATCAGACTGTTTGGCTCGCAATTCAACTACAGGCTGGAAGACATCTTGAGCATATCCTCGCTCGATAATTATCAACCCGTATATCCGCAAGTGCGTCGCTTGAGCGAGCGCGACATGATTTTTATCAAAAACTTGCTGGTGCGGCTTCAAAGATATCCCAACAGCGCCCACGCAGAAGCGATGGAGGACTTAGTGACGCATCTCATGCCCTTGCTCGACATCGAGCAGCGCCCGCTCGACCGGCCCAATTTTTTGAAGACGCTGTTGCGCGACTATGTCGTGCTGACAAGGTGA